Proteins from a single region of Apium graveolens cultivar Ventura chromosome 7, ASM990537v1, whole genome shotgun sequence:
- the LOC141673537 gene encoding uncharacterized protein LOC141673537, with the protein MEDNLALVNSTRTDWRVRVRITRMWPLFSRTQQFRGVNLIVLDSEDCHVFAFVNRVIWHDVSNIILEGNIYAIHNFVVMEPAGLLRPVSTNKIIVFSHDTIVHPIPFEVNTIPRHKFELKTIPEISDLAMSLSQQVLPNIDPIKQVYTRFGEKKFLRFELFDGSNVVKIFAWDEFTVDVANTLQGYVGYPPIIILTTMRSLIHNGSLQIRSSSCLRIYFNINHPAIEVLRQRILAGLV; encoded by the exons ATGGAAGACAACCTTGCATTGGTTAATAGTACTAGGACTGATTGGAGGGTTCGTGTACGTATTACTAGGATGTGGCCTTTATTTTCTCGTACTCAACAATTCCGAGGTGTTAATCTAATTGTGCTTGATTCAGAG GATTGTCATGTCTTTGCATTTGTAAATCGTGTGATTTGGCATGATGTTAGCAATATCATACTTGAAGGAAACATATATGCTATTCACAATTTTGTAGTAATGGAGCCTGCAGGACTTCTGAGGCCTGTATCTACTAATAAGATAATTGTTTTTTCACATGATACCATTGTCCATCCTATTCCATTTGAAGTAAATACCATTCCAAGGCACAAGTTTGAGCTTAAAACCATTCCTGAGATTTCTGATCTTGCAATGTCACTCTCTCAACAAGTGCTTCCT AATATTGATCCAATAAAGCAAGTTTATACACGATTTGGTGAGAAAAAGTTTCTTCGATTTGAGTTATTTGATGGCAG CAATGTGGTTAAGATTTTTGCTTGGGATGAATTTACTGTTGATGTAGCAAATACACTTCAGGGATATGTTGGGTATCCTCCAATTATTATCTTGACAACCATGAGGTCACTAATCCACAATG GTTCACTGCAGATAAGAAGTTCATCATGTTTACGGATTTATTTCAATATTAATCATCCTGCTATTGAAGTATTGAGGCAAAG GATACTTGCTGGATTGGTCTAA